The following coding sequences lie in one Rhinoderma darwinii isolate aRhiDar2 unplaced genomic scaffold, aRhiDar2.hap1 Scaffold_925, whole genome shotgun sequence genomic window:
- the LOC142732875 gene encoding olfactory receptor 52E2-like yields MLLKNDSHPFVFILLGIPGLEEVQYWISIPFCCMYILAFFGNIIILLIIRSEKSLHQPMFLFLSMLAVTDLVLSSSTLPKMLGIFWFNLREIGFDACLTQMFIIHSFTAMESGYFLAMAFDRFVAIWNPLRHSAILSTKTVLIVGICVVLRGVVLFLPHPFIVKSLIFCQTNIIPHTYCEFMAVIKLTCGDSTMTKSYSLTVASLIGAFDLLWTITSYALILYTVLHLPTKQAGLKALSTCTSHILVILVFYTTATFTFVTHRFGHNIQPQIHISIANIYLLVPPMLNPVIYGMRTKKIRQRIVLVFYSFGD; encoded by the coding sequence TGAAGAATGATTCTCATCCTTTCGTCTTCATCTTACTTGGGATCCCAGGTCTAGAAGAGGTCCAGTATTGGATTTCCATCCCCTTCTGCTGTATGTACATACTTGCCTTCTTTGGGAATATCATCATCCTACTTATCATCAGATCTGAAAAGAGTCTTCATCAGCCCATGTTCCTCTTTTTGTCCATGTTGGCCGTGACTGATCTAGTTCTGTCATCTTCCACCCTTCCCAAAATGCTTGGCATCTTCTGGTTCAATTTACGGGAGATTGGTTTTGATGCTTGTTTAACTCAAATGTTCATCATTCACTCCTTTACTGCCATGGAGTCCGGCTATTTCTTGGCTATGGCATTTGACCGCTTTGTGGCCATATGGAACCCCCTCAGGCACTCCGCTATTTTAAGCACTAAAACTGTTCTTATAGTCGGGATTTGTGTGGTGTTACGGGGTGTGGTACTTTTCTTACCTCACCCATTTATTGTTAAAAGCTTGATTTTCTGTCAGACCAATATCATCCCTCACACGTACTGTGAGTTCATGGCTGTCATAAAGCTGACATGCGGAGACTCGACCATGACCAAGTCCTATAGCTTGACCGTGGCCTCTTTGATAGGTGCTTTCGATCTACTATGGACAATCACCTCATACGCTTTAATCCTTTATACTGTCCTCCACCTTCCCACCAAGCAGGCTGGTCTGAAAGCCCTCAGCACTTGCACATCCCACATTTTAGTCATCTTGGTTTTCTATACTACGGCCACGTTTACGTTTGTCACCCACCGCTTTGGCCACAACATTCAACCACAGATCCATATCAGTATTGCTAATATTTACCTCTTGGTGCCGCCGATGTTGAACCCAGTTATATATGGGATGAGGACAAAGAAGATACGGCAGAGGATTGTCCTAGTCTTTTACTCCTTCGGTGACTGA